A part of Gracilimonas sediminicola genomic DNA contains:
- a CDS encoding type II toxin-antitoxin system death-on-curing family toxin, whose protein sequence is MDKETILAFHSDLVKTYGGKQGIRDEGLLESALAQPQASYGGEYVHSNIFEMAAAYGFHICKNHPFFDGNKRTALVAIYTFLYVNGYRLQAEKKGLYAVMIDLANGNLEKEELVKFLEENAKERK, encoded by the coding sequence TTGGATAAAGAAACTATTCTGGCTTTTCATAGTGATCTGGTTAAAACATACGGCGGCAAGCAGGGGATTCGAGATGAAGGTTTGTTGGAATCTGCACTCGCCCAACCACAAGCAAGTTATGGAGGGGAGTATGTTCATAGCAACATTTTTGAGATGGCAGCTGCCTATGGATTTCACATTTGTAAGAATCACCCATTCTTCGATGGAAACAAGAGAACAGCTTTGGTGGCGATTTATACTTTTCTGTACGTTAATGGCTATCGCCTGCAAGCTGAGAAAAAGGGGTTGTATGCTGTAATGATTGATTTAGCAAATGGGAATCTCGAAAAAGAAGAGTTAGTAAAATTCTTAGAGGAGAATGCGAAAGAAAGAAAATAG
- a CDS encoding AbrB/MazE/SpoVT family DNA-binding domain-containing protein, producing METKIRKIGNSLGVTLPKQLIDELHLKSGDKLTIEKKGANLELKPIDPEFEEWAEAYRQANTDYKEVLKELAK from the coding sequence ATGGAAACAAAGATCAGAAAAATTGGAAATAGCTTAGGAGTAACGCTTCCAAAGCAATTGATAGATGAACTTCATCTCAAAAGTGGTGACAAATTAACCATAGAAAAAAAAGGTGCTAATTTAGAACTCAAACCAATAGACCCCGAGTTTGAAGAGTGGGCAGAAGCCTATCGCCAGGCAAACACTGATTATAAAGAAGTGTTGAAAGAACTGGCGAAATGA
- a CDS encoding type II toxin-antitoxin system RelE/ParE family toxin: protein MIKSFGDKATSDLFHGNSSSKVRKLPTQILDSAIYKLDILNAATSLDDLRSPPGNRLEALRGEYKGYYSIRINAQWRIVFRWEDSSAFDVAIIDYH, encoded by the coding sequence ATGATCAAATCATTTGGAGATAAAGCAACATCAGATCTGTTTCATGGAAATTCGAGCAGTAAAGTTCGAAAGTTACCTACTCAAATCCTTGATTCAGCCATTTACAAACTGGATATACTGAATGCGGCTACCTCTTTAGATGATTTAAGATCACCTCCGGGTAACAGATTAGAAGCATTACGCGGAGAGTATAAAGGATATTACAGTATTCGAATTAATGCCCAATGGAGAATCGTTTTTCGTTGGGAAGATTCCAGTGCTTTTGATGTAGCCATTATCGATTATCATTAG
- a CDS encoding HigA family addiction module antitoxin gives MIPQNRTTTHPGTILLREYLEPMELTQKELADHLGVPIQRINEIVRGKRGISSDTAWLLSKALNTSPEFWLNLQAMHDLSSHRPSKEITPIKAAQA, from the coding sequence ATGATTCCACAAAACAGAACAACTACACATCCCGGTACAATTTTACTGAGAGAGTACTTGGAACCAATGGAATTAACGCAGAAGGAATTAGCTGACCATCTGGGTGTTCCCATCCAACGAATTAATGAAATTGTTCGGGGAAAAAGAGGCATATCTTCGGATACAGCTTGGCTGCTATCAAAAGCGTTAAATACCTCCCCTGAATTTTGGTTAAATCTACAAGCTATGCATGATTTATCCTCACACCGTCCAAGCAAAGAAATTACTCCAATTAAGGCTGCTCAGGCATAA